One Comamonas odontotermitis genomic window, ATATCGGCGGGCACGTTGGAATCATTGGGCAGCGCCAACACATCGATCCATTCGCGCAGGCTGGCTTGGCTGGCCTGTTGTATGGCTGATACAGATGGGGCGGCTGCCTGGGCCAGGCCTGCGGCGCACAGGGCGGCTGTGGCCAGCGAGAGGGTGGAAAACTGCATGCAAAAGCTCCGAAAACAGGGGGGGAAACAGGGGGCTATGCGGCGCAGTATCCCTGAGTGCTTGCTTGCATACGCGCTGTGCTTGTCGCGTGGGAGGCAGGTCGCGCCAGTCAGCGTGGGGCCCGCAACCGCTGGTGTTGCGCAATCAGCCCGGCAAAGGATTGCTGCAGTGCCTGGAGCTGCCACGCCTGCGCAGGCCAGCCCTCCAGTGCTTGCAGGGCATGTGTTGCGGCCTCCATGGTGGACAGCTGTCCCTCCCGCTGCGCCTTGCGGATGGTGTAGGCGGCCGGCCCCGTATCGGTCAGCGTCAGGCGCGGCAGCTGTGCCAGCAGTGGGTTGGCATACAGCATCTTGCGGCTTTTCCGCCACGTACCGTCGATGACGACCAGGCGCAATGGCATGGCCCGCGCTTGTGCGTCTTCGGGGGAGAAGCTGGCAACGGGCTCGCCGGGCGTCTGCGGATAGAGCAATACCGCCTGGCGCGGCGCATCGCTGGCGTCCCAGGGCTGGTGCAGCCAGCGCTGCAGCTCGGTCTCGTCAAACCTTTCCGCCACCACCAACTGGCTGGCGGGAAGGCTCAGGTGCAAGAGGCGCGCCGTACCTTTGGCTTCATGCACTTCCAACGGGTGTTGCAGGATCAGCACTTGCGTATCTGTAGGCACCGATGGGGCCAGCGCGCAGATGCAGGCACTCCGGGGGCGCAGGCATCGGGGGCAAACGGCACGGCGGGTGGACACGCGGATGAGGGGGGTGAGAGCAGAAGGAGCGCTATTGTGACGCAAGCGCGTGTGGGCAGCGCTGTGCATAGACCATGAACACGCTCTAGGTGTATGGTCCCAGATTTTAATGGTGCAATCTTCTCTCATGAATGGAAGGAAGCACTATGGGCCAGGTTCTGCACGGCAGCGCCACAACGACGGAGGCGATCCGTCGAGCGATACAACATAGTCAAGAGAGCCTGAGAGCGCTTTCTGCACGCTATGGCATCAATCAGAAGACGGTGGCGAAGTGGAAGAATCGGCCTTCGGTCACCGATCTGCCGACAGGGCCCAGGCAGCCGCGCTCCACCGTTTTGTCCGTTGAGGATGAGGCAGCGATCGTCGCCTTTCGCAGGCATACCATGCTGCCGCTGGATGACTGTCTCTACGCGCTGCAGCCGACTATCCCGCATCTGACGCGCTCGTCTCTGCACCGCTGCTTGCAGCGGCACGGTATCTCGCGGCTGCCCGAGGTGCAGGGCGATAAGCCAGCCAAGAAGCGGTTCAAGAGCTACCCCATTGGCTACTTCCATGTCGACATCGCCGAAGTGCAGACAGTCGAGGGCAAGCTCTATCTCTTCGTGGCCATCGACAGGACGTCCAAGTTCGCACTCACCGAACTCCATCCCTCGGCTGACAAGATGACTGCGGCGCAGTTCTTGCGCAATGTGATCGCAGCGGTGCCGTACACCCTCCATACGGTGCTCACCGATAACGGCATTCAGTTTGCCAACCGCAGTTCAGACCGGTACGCCTTCCAGCACATCTTTGGTCGAGTCTGCGAGGAACACGGTATCGAACATCGCCTCACAAAGGTCAAGCATCCGTGGACCAATGGGCAGGTCGAGCGAATGAACCGGACCATCAAGGAAGCCACCGTCAAGCGCTTCCACTATGACGATCACGCGCAGTTGCGGCAGCACCTCGCCAACTTCATCGATGCATACAACTTCGGCCGCAGGCTCAAGACCCTCAAAGGCCTGACACCCTACGAATTCATCTGCAAACAGTGGACATCCGAACCTGAACGGTTCAAGATAGATCCGATCCATCAAATGCCGGGACTGAACATCTAGGGACATGGCTGCGCCGCTATGCTGGCGCCACCATGGAACAGAGCCTTTCGTTTTTTGCCCAGATCGATATGGGCCAGCCCCTGCATGGCGATGCAGAGCGTCTGCAGGCAGCCTTTCGCACACCTTTGCAGGTGCTGAGCGCGCACGACGCGGATTCGCTGCGCGCCGTATTGCATGCAGTGGAACAGGCCGCGCTGGCGGGCTGCTGGTGTGTTGGCGGCTTGCGCTATGAGGCGGCCGGCGCCCTCGATCCCCACCTGCCCACTCAAGCCCCGGCTGGGTCCGGGCCCCTGGCCTGGTTTGCCGTTTGCGATGCGGCCAGCGTGCAGACGGCGCAGGAGCCCCATAGTTCGGCAGCTATGCCGCCGCTGTCGCCGTTGCATTGGCACAACCCGCTGGCGCGCGATGCGTTTGGTGCGCGCATCGCCGATATCCACCGCGACATTGCAGATGGGCGCTACTACCAGATCAACTACACGCAGCAGCTGCAAGGCCACAGCGACGCAGCTTGCGATGGCGCTGCGCTGTTTGCCGCCTTGCAGCGCGCCCAGCCAGGCGGCTATGCCC contains:
- a CDS encoding tRNA-uridine aminocarboxypropyltransferase translates to MHSAAHTRLRHNSAPSALTPLIRVSTRRAVCPRCLRPRSACICALAPSVPTDTQVLILQHPLEVHEAKGTARLLHLSLPASQLVVAERFDETELQRWLHQPWDASDAPRQAVLLYPQTPGEPVASFSPEDAQARAMPLRLVVIDGTWRKSRKMLYANPLLAQLPRLTLTDTGPAAYTIRKAQREGQLSTMEAATHALQALEGWPAQAWQLQALQQSFAGLIAQHQRLRAPR
- a CDS encoding IS481 family transposase; this translates as MGQVLHGSATTTEAIRRAIQHSQESLRALSARYGINQKTVAKWKNRPSVTDLPTGPRQPRSTVLSVEDEAAIVAFRRHTMLPLDDCLYALQPTIPHLTRSSLHRCLQRHGISRLPEVQGDKPAKKRFKSYPIGYFHVDIAEVQTVEGKLYLFVAIDRTSKFALTELHPSADKMTAAQFLRNVIAAVPYTLHTVLTDNGIQFANRSSDRYAFQHIFGRVCEEHGIEHRLTKVKHPWTNGQVERMNRTIKEATVKRFHYDDHAQLRQHLANFIDAYNFGRRLKTLKGLTPYEFICKQWTSEPERFKIDPIHQMPGLNI